Part of the Lotus japonicus ecotype B-129 chromosome 6, LjGifu_v1.2 genome, CTAAACGCCTCTCTCCCCTTTTATAAATACCCTCTCCATTCGCATGTGTACTCAAACCTCGTGAATACAGTAGAAGCATTAGCGGCTATGTTCTCGTTTCAAACTATTTTCCTCTCGGAGATTCTGTTATAGCTTCTTAGTTTTTTCAATTCTCGTTTAACTATTgtgatttttgtttgtttgtttgtttatgaATGATGAAATTTGGTATGAGATTTGAATCCGTTCACAATAAGCCGATGCTCTGGATTAGTAATGAAGGAACGCATGGTTATGTGAACGGAAATTGATTTAGCGCTTGGGTCAACATGTCTGCTCTCTCTGATTCCTGAATTGATTTGAGGGCCTGGTTGCGACCTacattctttcctttaaatcctcattttttaaacatttttCTGTGAAATTTAAGGATTAATTGATCGGGATTACAGATCTATTAACTTGATGAAGGTTCCTTTTGCAATATCATTGacttgaataaaataaatatattggatcaaattttttattgaaaacgTCATAGTAGTATAGTACTATAAACCGGCAAAAATCGTTAACTTCCTGAAGCTTCCTATGCCCTTAATTTTGGAAGGCGTTTGTTACAAGTTATCAAAAATGGGTAAATAGTCAAGTTGGTCCCTAAATGTGTCAGCCGCTTTTaagttggtccctaaacttctaaaatgcctcccgtggtccctgaatgtggcaaaacACATTCACGCTAGTCAAGCTAGTCCTTGACATTAAAAAATGAGACTGCCGTTAACTGAatcttttttttgtaatttttttacttaCGTGGAATGCCTACGTGGAACTAGAATGTTGGGAAAAAAATTTAtacgtcaaattagtccctgaatgTAGCAAACAGTccccaatgtaaaaaaaaagtgaatttcTATCATAATTTTGTCATCTTCATCCCTAATCATTTTCAACCTCTattatcttcttcatcttaaAGTTTAAATTTGAAACTCAGAAACCCAGAAAAATTTCTAattcaagaaaaaataaaattaaaacccctaatttttttctaatgttaaatttatttttgttcatcttcttctattGAAAATCAAACCCAGAGACTCATGCCCGCGAGTATCATTTCTGAAAACAAACTTAGAGACTCAAAACATTCACTTGTTTCAAAACAGCCAATTATTAGTATATTGTAGGAAACTTCATCCCTGACAGAAATATTAAAGACATTCTGAGTAAGGTTTATGCATCCACAATTTGAATATATCTATCATAGAATTagcaataaaaatatcaaactcAATACCCATCCTCAAAGTAAATGCACGGACTTCCATTCCTGACTTAAAAAATCCAAATTCTCCTAATACTGGTAACATACTGGAAAGGGTAACAGAGTTTGGTGTCATTCCTCTATTAAACGTCAACCTAAATGCATCCAGAGCATCCTTGCACAACCCTCTGAAAGAAAAAGTGGTAATAATAGCATTCAGATCCAAAAAGCTTCGAACTTCATGACAAATTGAACCCAGTAAACTTCAACAATGAGTTAATTTTCACAATGAGAGTTTTCAACCCATCTTGTTCAGATTTTCAGATTTTGTTCGCATCTTGTTCAGATTTTTTCTCTTCAAAACCCCATCTTCTTCTTATTGCAATCTCAAAGTTCTCAACTTTCCTACTTCCCATAAACTCTTTCCTCTCACTCAATCCAAAACCTTTCTCCACCCCACCCACTTCTCCTTGCAAAACCCCTCTCAGTTCTCAACTAGATGCGAAACTGGACAACCCAGATGCAGATGCAAAGTCTCCACCTTTGTCGAAATCTCGCATCTAGTGGAGTAGCTGGATTTGGAGCCTCCGAATCTGAGATTTGATTtggtggaagaagatgaaggttgagggaggttggtgttggtggaagAGGGTttcgatggtggtggtggtgttgggtgagAGAGGGGttttggtggtggtagtggtggtgtttGGTGGGGCTTCAATGGTGTTGGGTTTCTAATTTTGAAGGAGttgggaggaagaagatgaaggttgagggaggaggaagaagatgaaggttggcttttttttttttataagcaagatGAAGGTTAGttgtttaattttatcttaagtTAATTAAGGTGACAGAGACCAATTTGACCACCATTTATGCCTATAAGTCTCTGACACGTGTCCTGTGAGTTTCATTTTTTTGGGGGAAACTAAATAATTTCCACATCAGCCCTCATtgatggaaaataaaattccaggTCCGACTTCCGTTAACGGCAGTCTCATTTTTTTAACGTCGGGGACTAGCATGAATGTgttttgccacattcagggaccacgggaggcattttagaagtttagggaccaacttgaaggcggctggcacattcagggaccaacttggctatttaccctaTCAAAAATTGTTTTCGGGTATGAGGTTTTTCAGGAATAGTAGAACCGGAATAAAATGTGTTTGGTTAATAAATTCAGGTCCTGggcatatttttaaattttaattaattaaaaaataaaaattgaaataaaatgaaatgttTGTGGAAAATAACTTCCATAAAATGCTCATCTAGTCCATGATTCTTGGGAATAATTTTTCTAAAACTTATAACAAACATGAGAAATTTACATTCTTGGCATTATTTATTGGGAATGTTCAAAGTTTCCTTTTACCAAATGTTCCCTTTGAACTTAATTAGGTTTAATATCTCTTTTGATGCCTTACTTATCACAATTTTACATTTTGGTCCctctaaaaaatattaataaaattagtatTTTATATTTACACTTTTACTGTTTTAGTCCCAAATTGGGATCACTTTTGCAAAGAATTAAGCAATGTGGAGGTTCAAAAattctaaatttttttattgggaCTAAAAGTGCAAAATAGTGATGAGTGAGGTACTGAtagagctattaagcctttaAATTATGTAGAAAAAGGTTTTCAGAAATCAACAATTGAAATAGTGTATAATGCGGTTTTGTACTAGACTTGGTGGAGTGGTAATCAGTTACACATATGCCCCCCTATCTTTATTTTTGAGGCTTCTGCTTCTAATTTTGAACTTTGGCTTCTTTGGGCTTGTGACTAATAATTTCGATTCTTGTTCTTCTGGTTCTCTTTTTGTTTGTGTTTTACTTGTTATTCATTATAATTTCTTTCACATAGAAAATGAAAGCCAATTTGCAGAGCAAGAGCGTCAATAAAAAATAACGCACCTTGCCTTGAAGGTTGGCAAAATTAATCACCATTGCGATTCTCCGTGCCTATCAAGTTGATTCACGTCGTTTTGACGATGGTCTCGAACAAATCGCTACATTTTTAACAcgtttcattatttttctctgtttgATATTTCTGAAATCTTTTATTTCTGATAATGGATCTATTTCATGAATTAGtaagatttaaaaaaaagattaaaatggttttaGAATGTTATGTACTTATGCTCATATATAACTGAATGTAACTCTAATACCAGACTTTGAGTTTAGAATGGATGAAAATATGCACTTGATTAGGAATAAGAATAGAATATGGTGGTGACTGGTGAGGCTTATCTGATTGACAAAAGATCAATGAGCCTCaccattatattttatattccTAATTTATTGTAATATGTTCATTTATTTTAagggcattagttttaacaccccctCAATTAATCTCTCACCCTCCTTTATTCACTAAAATGTCTTAAATaccctttaaaatttaattttattccaAACATATCCCTTTTCCTATCTTATCAAtaccatcatttttttttgccACACCACCCTTCACTTTTACTCTGATCATCTCATAGTTTTCTTCATTGCCACTTTTCACACTTAATATATGTGAAAATATTTCATACTTTGTAAGTGTGAACTGAGGTATGTTtattctctcttcatcttcttccttttgtTTTAAGTGTTTCACACTCAGtaagtgtgaaacattttcacattCTTAATAGTTGGTtcattcacactcttgagtgtgaaatttgaaaatatttcacactcttgagtgtgaaatgaaaatataaaaaactaaaaattatttttaaaaataaaattattaacagttcaataactcacactcatgagtgtgaaatttgaaaatgtttcacacacttgagtgtgaaagttaattataaaaagcgaaatatttaaaattaaaaatgaaattcttaacagttggttccttcacactcttgagtgtgaaatttgaaaagatttcacactcttgagtgtgaaatgaaaattttaaaaaataaaaaataaaatttaaaaaataaattattaatagttcaataactcacactcttgagtgtgaaaattgaaaatgtatcacacacttgagtgtgaaatctaattctaaagaaacgaaaaatttaaaattgaaaataaaattttcaatagTTGGTCCATTCACACTCCTGATCTTGAGCGTGAAACTAAATTGTGTTTCACACCCTTGAGTGTGAAACACAATTGTGTGAATCGAGTATGATcattctctcttcaccttcttccttttgTTTTAAGCGTTTCACACTTAGTGATTGTGAAATATTTTCACACTTATTGAGTGTGAAATGTTTCACAGTTAGTAGGTGTGAAAATACTATCACACTTTGACTATCTCTTTTATAAGAGAGGGTATTAAgggaatttaaaaaataaaagagagtgtagaattaataagggggtgttaaaactaatgccctTATTTTAAACTCAAAACATTAGTTTTAGAGTTATGTTTGGCATTGATAGTAGTAATATTACCTACATACTATTCTAAAACTATGTAGTTATTTCTTAAAAATATTCTTGCACTTCTAATGCACCTTTATACTTTTTTGAATTTATGGTTAACCCCACTCAAATTCATCTATCACCATCAACTAAAATATTATAACCACAAGCCTCTAAAATTCAATTCAAGTTCAAACACTGGTGATCAATGTTGTCAGACTCGCGAGTTAACTCGCTGACTCGGTAGACTCGCGAGTCTACATAGGAAAAACGAGTCGACTCGCTGTTAGACTCGTTTTTGGTCAAAACTCGGTCAGACTGGGTCTGACTCGGTTGACTCGCGAGTCATGACCGAGTCACCGAgtcaaggttttttttttttttaagttaaaaaatccCCAAATTCTAAACCTAATTTTATACCTTCTGCGTTCTATCTTCCCTGCGTTCTCCTCAGTCCTCTCCTCTGCTTTCGTTCTTCCTCACTCAAGGATACCTCTCAACCTCGCGCCGCCGCCCGCGCCTCTGTCTCGCGCCGCCGCCCGCGCCGCCGCTGCGTGTCTCATCTCCTTCGTTCGTGGGTTCGTGGGTAACCTTCTCCTCTgcgtttgttttatttttttttttcatttccttcTTCCTTCATGATTTGCTTTCATCcccttcttctttgtttttgtttccttcCTAATTTGCTGTGCTTAATTGCTTATGTTCCCTTCTTCATCCCCTGATTGCTTCATCTCCTTCGTGTAccttctatttttgttttttttttcatttccatGTTCTTTCATTTCTGTGAGTGAGATGAATGTCAGGTTTTGTGAGTTCTTTCATGTTCTTTCCATGTCCTTACCTGCTATTTTTGTTTTCTGGGACAGTGAGTGAGCAATGTCAGGGGCTGGAAGTTCACAAAACACTAGTAATGCTGCTACTGCTTCTTCTAATGTAAGCGGAAGATCGAACTATCCCGGTAGAAGAAATGATCCTGGGTGGAAACATGGGATAGATGTTCTTGGAAATGGCAAAAAAGTTCGCTGCAACTATTGTCATAGCGAATTCTGGGGAGGAATTAATAGATTCAAGTTACACCTTGCTTGTTATGGAGGAGATGCTGGGCGATGTGTTAGTGTCCCAGATGATGTGATGCAATTGTTTAAGCAAATTGTGTCTAATGCTGAAGatgcaaaaaataaaaagaggcaTTTGATTGACATTAGTGCAGAAAATGAAGTGGAGGTTGATGTTGCTAGGCATCAAATTCAAAGCAAAGGGAAAGGTCTTCTTAGCTTCACATCAAAGGGAAAGAGTAGTGGAGGAGGGGTGCAACAACATTTGAATGAAATGCTGAAAAAAGACTTGAAGGAGCAAGCTTATGATGAAATTGCTGAATTTTTCTACACAAGTGGTCTTTCTTTCAATGTGGTGAAAAATCCTGCTTTTGCAAAGATGTTGGAGACTGTTGGGAGATATGGATGTGGTTTCAAACCACCTTCTTATAATGATATTAGAGAAAAGCTTTTGAAACGAGCTGTGGCTCGAACTGATGGAATAAGAGATGAGTTTAAGGAGGAATGGAAAAAAACCGGTTGCACAATCATGTCTGATGGATGGACTGATAGGAAGAGGCGCTCAATTTGCAACTTCATGGTAAACAGTCCTAAAGGTACATTTTTTCTGTATTCATTGGACACTTCTGACATTTCAAAAACCACTGATAAGGTTTCAAAAATGTTGGAAGATGCTATCAATTATGTTGGAGCAGAAAATGTTGTTCAGGTGGTTACTGATAATGCTGCAAATTACAAAGCAGCGGGAGAAAAATTGATGCAAACAATAGATCATTTGTATTGGACCCCGTGTGCGGCACATTGCATTGACTTGATATTAGAAGATTTTGAGAAGATTTTGAATGTGCATAAAGTCACTATAAAGAAGGGAAGAAATATCACCACCTACATATATTCCAGGACTATGCTTATTACTTTGTTGAGGAAAGAGACTTCTGGGAGGGACTTGATTAGGCCTGGTGCGACTCGCTTTGCCACAGCATATTTGACTCTATCTTGTCTTAGTGAACTCGAAACACCACTGAGGGCCATGTTTGATTCAGAAGATTGGAGGTCAACTAAGTTTGCTGCTTCAACAGAGGGGAAAAAGGTGCAAAGAATAGTAAAGGATTCTCAATTTTGGAAGAACATAGTGATATGTCTCAAGGCTGCTGGTCCTATGATAGAAGTCCTTCGCTTGGTGGATTCAGATGAAAAACCCGCCATGGGTTTCATATATGATGCAATTGATACCGCTAAAGAGAAGATAAGAACAAACTTCAAGGATGTCAAGAAAAGGTAAATACGTTTTCCTTATTCATAGATTATTTTCACTCTTTCTTAAAACTAAGTGTTCTCTTTATATTGTAGATATGAGTCTGTATGGAAAATCATTGATGAGAGGTGGGATAAACAACTTCATAGGCCCTTACATGCAGCTGGATATTATCTTAATCCCTACTTCCATTGGGATTCTAATTTCAAAAAGGAAGATGTTGAGGTCAAAGAAGGGCTATACAGTTGCATGATAATGATGGTACCCAATGTCGTGGAGAGGAAAAAGATTCATGCCCAACTTATTGTGTTTCATAATAGAAAAGGCATGTTTGGACTAGAAGATGCACAAAGTGTTAGGAAGACTGTGACTCCAGCAGAATGGTGGGAGGCTTATGGAGATCATTGTCCCGAACTAAGGAATTTTTCCATTCGGGTTCTAAGCTTGACTTGTAGTTCTTCCGGGTGTGAGCGTAATTGGAGCGCATTTGAAATGGTATGTTTGACTTCTATCTCACTTTGTTTCTACATATTAATATATATGGCTTAGAATTTAGGAAGTTATGATATTTTTAGATAATATTGAAATTGTAAACTTATGTTTTATTTCTAGGTGCATACAAAGAAAAGGAATAAATTGCACCAAAAGAAGATGAATGATTTGGTTTATGTCATGTACAACTTGAAGTTGAAGAATAAACCAAAAAAGAGAAATGTTTTTGCCTCTTGTTCATTTGAGGAAGTTGCTTCAGATGATGAGTGGATAACTGAGGAAGGAGAAGATGTTAATGTCAATGAACTGAATGAAGAAGTTGGACTTGAACATCTTAATGATAATGATGTTAATGTTGATTTGGATGAAGTTGAAGGAAGTATTAGTACTCATACTAATGCAAGTGGAATTAGACAAGACTTTTcatctgattctgatgaaggTGATGTCGATGGCAATGATGATGGAGGAGaatctgaagatgatgatggtgatgatcatGGAATGGAAGAATGACTTTTCATCTGACTTTTATGTACTTTGTTTTAATGCTTTTGTTGTGGTACTTTGAGTATGTACTTTATTTTGGTACTTAACTACTTAGCTTATGGTGTGGTACTTTGTTAAACTTTGCTTAATTGCTTTATTATGAAGTTGgattttgagtttatttgattaaatgcATCTTGGATGCTCTTAATCCTCTTATAATTAGATTAtatgtttgtatttatttttcatatgaCAGGGTTATACTTAGTAAATTTTCATTTCTGGTAGACTCGAGTCTCGTCGAGTCTACGAGTCGAGTCTACGAGTCGAGTCTACCTACCTAAAACGAGTCTGCTTAGACTCACGAGTCTGACAACCTTGCTGGTGATAATGATTGCTGAGGTTCTGCACTTCTGCTTGAGTACAATAAAATGACATGTTCTGCTTGAGTACAATAAGAGCATCTGCAGCAAAGAAATTTAGTGTGTTTCTTTGTGACATATCATCTGAAATAAAGTTTCTTAACTGTTGCAGAAAATAAAGTTTCTCCACGTGGCAAACAACTTTGCTCTAGAGAAACTTTGCTCAAAGTTACTTTGCTCAAAGTTTCTCTTCcaaatttaatgattaaaaaataaataaaaaataagaattagttaaaatgaaatataaataataaaattataaaaaaggtGAGGTATATTGAGGGGTCCATTTAAAAAACTTTTTAGAGTTGCTGAGTTGGAGTAAAAAGTGAGTAGAGTTGATTAAAGTGATTTAAATAACGTGACATTAGCAAAACTTAAATTAGAAACTCATT contains:
- the LOC130721827 gene encoding uncharacterized protein LOC130721827, which translates into the protein MSGAGSSQNTSNAATASSNVSGRSNYPGRRNDPGWKHGIDVLGNGKKVRCNYCHSEFWGGINRFKLHLACYGGDAGRCVSVPDDVMQLFKQIVSNAEDAKNKKRHLIDISAENEVEVDVARHQIQSKGKGLLSFTSKGKSSGGGVQQHLNEMLKKDLKEQAYDEIAEFFYTSGLSFNVVKNPAFAKMLETVGRYGCGFKPPSYNDIREKLLKRAVARTDGIRDEFKEEWKKTGCTIMSDGWTDRKRRSICNFMVNSPKGTFFLYSLDTSDISKTTDKVSKMLEDAINYVGAENVVQVVTDNAANYKAAGEKLMQTIDHLYWTPCAAHCIDLILEDFEKILNVHKVTIKKGRNITTYIYSRTMLITLLRKETSGRDLIRPGATRFATAYLTLSCLSELETPLRAMFDSEDWRSTKFAASTEGKKVQRIVKDSQFWKNIVICLKAAGPMIEVLRLVDSDEKPAMGFIYDAIDTAKEKIRTNFKDVKKRYESVWKIIDERWDKQLHRPLHAAGYYLNPYFHWDSNFKKEDVEVKEGLYSCMIMMVPNVVERKKIHAQLIVFHNRKGMFGLEDAQSVRKTVTPAEWWEAYGDHCPELRNFSIRVLSLTCSSSGCERNWSAFEMVHTKKRNKLHQKKMNDLVYVMYNLKLKNKPKKRNVFASCSFEEVASDDEWITEEGEDVNVNELNEEVGLEHLNDNDVNVDLDEVEGSISTHTNASGIRQDFSSDSDEGDVDGNDDGGESEDDDGDDHGMEE